A genomic stretch from Telopea speciosissima isolate NSW1024214 ecotype Mountain lineage chromosome 7, Tspe_v1, whole genome shotgun sequence includes:
- the LOC122669380 gene encoding U-box domain-containing protein 21-like has translation MISTWRRRKAGKNHRPSDLEVTIPTHFRCPISLDLMKDPVTLSTGITYDRENIEAWIDAGNYTCPVTSQALRSVELIPNHAIRKMIQDWCVENRSYGIERIPTPRVPVTAIEVMEILSDIMDATRREDESKCKDLVMNLQVKGKESERNKNCIRANGAGGTLAAVFNAFAVAVSSEKHMGVLEVILSALTLMFPLDAEAGSSLGSPDSLRCMVWFLKSGDLSARRNAVLAMKEILSLDNEYVCVLERIEGGKEALLKLIKVPICPTSTNASLMVIYYMVSSSSSSSSSSLTLTGIDKIRSEFADMGLVSLLVEEILVDSEKSLCEKALGVLDGICNSEEARQKAYNHALTIPVIVKKILRVSDMATEFSVSIIWKLCKNEKRDDGGVLVEALQVGAFQKLLLLLQVGCGEKTKEKASEVLKLLNLNRDKCECIDSMDLKEIKRPF, from the coding sequence ATGATTTCCACATGGAGAAGGCGAAAAGCCGGCAAGAATCACCGGCCCTCCGACTTAGAAGTCACCATCCCTACCCACTTCAGGTGTCCAATTTCACTAGACCTAATGAAAGACCCCGTCACATTATCCACCGGAATCACCTATGATCGCGAAAATATCGAAGCTTGGATCGATGCCGGCAATTACACTTGCCCCGTTACGAGTCAAGCCTTGAGAAGTGTCGAACTGATCCCGAATCACGCCATAAGAAAGATGATACAAGATTGGTGTGTCGAAAATCGATCTTATGGCATAGAAAGAATTCCTACTCCTCGAGTTCCGGTGACCGCAATCGAGGTCATGGAGATCCTATCTGATATTATGGATGCTACAAGGCGTGAAGATGAGTCCAAGTGCAaggatttggtgatgaatctccAGGTTAAGGGAAAAGAAAGTGAACGCAACAAGAATTGTATCAGAGCGAACGGCGCCGGAGGCACTTTGGCCGCTGTTTTCAATGCATTCGCGGTGGCGGTCTCATCGGAGAAACACATGGGGGTGTTGGAGGTAATCTTGTCGGCATTGACATTAATGTTTCCTCTGGATGCAGAAGCTGGGTCTTCTTTAGGTTCACCGGATTCTTTACGTTGCATGGTTTGGTTCTTGAAATCTGGAGATCTATCTGCGAGGAGAAACGCGGTTTTAGCTATGAAAGAGATTCTTTCTTTGGATAATGAGTATGTTTGTGTCTTGGAAAGGATTGAAGGAGGTAAAGAAGCATTATTGAAGCTAATCAAAGTACCCATTTGTCCAACTTCCACTAATGCTTCTTTGATGGTTATTTACTACAtggtatcatcatcatcatcatcatcatcatcatcacttactTTAACTGGTATTGATAAGATCAGATCAGAATTTGCAGATATGGGTTTGGTTTCTTTATTAGTTGAAGAGATCCTTGTAGACTCAGAGAAGAGTTTGTGTGAGAAAGCTTTAGGTGTTTTGGATGGGATTTGTAACAGTGAAGAAGCAAGACAGAAAGCTTATAATCATGCTTTAACAATACCAGTTATAGTAAAGAAGATTCTGAGAGTATCAGATATGGCAACTGAGTTCTCTGTTTCTATTATTTGGAAACTCTGTAAGAATgaaaagagagatgatggaggTGTTCTTGTTGAAGCTCTGCAAGTGGGTGCTTTCCAGAAACTTTTATTGTTATTACAGGTTGGTTGTGGTGAGAAGACAAAGGAGAAGGCAAGTGAGGTGTTGAAATTGTTGAATCTTAACAGAGACAAGTGTGAGTGTATTGATTCAATGGACCTCAAGGAGATCAAAAGGCCATTTTGA